One Microbacterium trichothecenolyticum DNA window includes the following coding sequences:
- a CDS encoding cytochrome b/b6 domain-containing protein, whose amino-acid sequence MQWLASIAVLGVFALALAGIAVLLARFVLALEPGQQFLAAFPGEYRLPEGAPVGIPAWLNWSHFLNSFFLLFIIRTGWQVRREKRPAAFWSPRGNKKRRISLALWFHQAIDILWIANGVVFVVLLFATGQWMRIVPTSWEVFPNALSAALQYVSLDWPTENGWVNYNSLQQLSYFAITFLAAPLAIVSGVRLSGVWPKDAEKLNRWYPIEWARRLHFPVMLFFVAFIVVHVGLVLATGALRNLNHMYAARGSVDPEAYASDPTGLLIFAASLLVMAVGWVAARPAVLVPIARLFGDVKQR is encoded by the coding sequence GTGCAGTGGCTCGCGTCGATCGCGGTGCTCGGCGTCTTCGCGCTCGCGCTCGCGGGTATCGCGGTGCTGCTCGCCCGCTTCGTGCTCGCCCTCGAGCCGGGGCAGCAGTTCCTCGCCGCTTTCCCCGGCGAGTACCGCCTGCCCGAGGGGGCACCGGTGGGGATTCCCGCCTGGCTCAACTGGTCGCACTTCCTGAACAGCTTCTTCCTGCTCTTCATCATCCGCACCGGCTGGCAGGTGCGGCGCGAGAAGCGTCCCGCCGCGTTCTGGTCGCCGCGCGGCAACAAGAAGCGTCGCATCAGCCTGGCGCTGTGGTTCCACCAGGCGATCGACATCCTGTGGATCGCGAACGGCGTGGTCTTCGTCGTGCTGCTGTTCGCGACCGGGCAGTGGATGCGGATCGTGCCGACGTCGTGGGAGGTCTTCCCGAACGCGCTGTCGGCGGCCCTGCAGTACGTCTCGCTCGACTGGCCGACCGAGAACGGCTGGGTGAACTACAACAGCCTGCAACAGCTGTCGTACTTCGCGATCACGTTCCTGGCCGCGCCCCTCGCGATCGTCAGCGGGGTGCGCCTGTCGGGCGTCTGGCCGAAGGATGCCGAGAAGCTCAACCGGTGGTACCCGATCGAGTGGGCGCGCCGCCTGCACTTCCCGGTGATGCTGTTCTTCGTGGCGTTCATCGTGGTGCACGTCGGTCTCGTGCTCGCGACCGGTGCCCTCCGCAATCTCAACCACATGTACGCCGCCCGTGGTTCGGTCGACCCCGAGGCGTACGCGAGCGATCCCACCGGATTGCTGATCTTCGCGGCATCCCTGCTCGTGATGGCCGTGGGCTGGGTGGCGGCGCGCCCCGCGGTGCTCGTGCCGATCGCCCGCCTGTTCGGCGACGTCAAGCAGCGCTGA
- a CDS encoding TetR family transcriptional regulator produces the protein MAPRGHSADDVARAALRLLDDHGLPDLTMRRLATALEVQPSALYWHFPNKQSLLAELSDRIVGRMASGPAVDLLVEAHALRDALLAYRDGAEVVSSTLALGLGSSLAHDRLASAVAATGADAETARRVATTVLHYVLGFAWHEQQRLHYDSVGVRVGGGAAGGVEGDSAADGIPAAEGDPAGLASDDFAFGLALIADGLRARGRV, from the coding sequence ATGGCACCCCGAGGACACTCCGCCGACGACGTCGCCCGCGCCGCCCTGCGCCTCCTCGACGACCACGGCCTGCCCGACCTCACGATGCGCCGGCTCGCCACCGCGCTCGAGGTACAGCCCAGCGCGCTGTACTGGCATTTCCCCAACAAGCAGTCGCTGCTCGCCGAGCTCTCCGACCGCATCGTCGGCCGCATGGCATCCGGTCCCGCCGTCGACCTGCTCGTCGAGGCGCACGCCCTGCGCGACGCGCTGCTGGCGTACCGCGACGGCGCCGAGGTGGTCTCGAGCACCCTGGCGCTCGGGCTCGGGTCCTCGCTCGCGCACGACCGGCTCGCGTCGGCCGTGGCCGCGACCGGCGCCGACGCCGAGACGGCGCGGCGCGTGGCCACCACCGTGCTGCACTACGTGCTCGGCTTCGCGTGGCACGAGCAGCAGCGCCTGCACTACGACAGCGTCGGCGTGCGGGTCGGCGGCGGCGCGGCAGGCGGGGTCGAGGGCGACAGCGCGGCGGACGGCATCCCGGCAGCCGAGGGCGACCCCGCGGGCCTCGCGAGCGACGACTTCGCGTTCGGCCTGGCCCTCATCGCCGACGGTCTGCGGGCGCGCGGCCGGGTCTGA
- a CDS encoding biotin transporter BioY, with protein sequence MSRTPDATDLARVAVFAALIAVLGLPGSFPVFGGVPITAQTLGVMLAGAVLGPWFGALSVTVLLALVAAGLPLLAGGRGGFGVFLGPTAGYALGWILGAIVIGLIVHAGGRRPVVWRTALAMVAGGIGAIYALGIPVQSLVTRLPLAETALSSLVFVPGDLLKAALATVIVTALVRAYPRGFRRAWRSTPARERARVSAAA encoded by the coding sequence ATGTCTCGTACTCCGGATGCCACCGACCTCGCCCGCGTGGCCGTCTTCGCCGCGCTGATCGCGGTGCTGGGTCTGCCGGGGAGCTTCCCCGTGTTCGGCGGCGTGCCCATCACCGCCCAGACCCTCGGCGTGATGCTCGCGGGAGCCGTGCTCGGACCGTGGTTCGGGGCGCTCTCGGTCACGGTGCTCCTCGCGCTCGTCGCGGCGGGTCTCCCGCTGCTCGCCGGTGGTCGCGGCGGCTTCGGCGTCTTCCTCGGGCCGACGGCCGGCTACGCGCTGGGGTGGATCCTCGGTGCGATCGTGATCGGCCTGATCGTCCACGCGGGCGGCCGACGCCCGGTCGTCTGGCGCACCGCGCTGGCGATGGTCGCCGGCGGGATCGGCGCCATCTACGCCCTCGGCATCCCGGTGCAGAGCCTCGTCACCCGTTTGCCGCTCGCCGAGACCGCGCTCTCCAGCCTCGTCTTCGTGCCCGGCGATCTGCTCAAGGCCGCGCTTGCGACCGTCATCGTCACCGCGCTCGTGCGCGCGTACCCCCGCGGATTCCGTCGCGCGTGGCGCAGCACGCCCGCGCGCGAGCGGGCGCGGGTGAGTGCCGCGGCGTGA
- a CDS encoding energy-coupling factor ABC transporter ATP-binding protein: MRLDDRTVLRDVTLDLAARTIAVVGDNGSGKSTFARVVAGLVRRTEGSLEVGGHDPDADAAAHRRRVALVLSNPDAQIVMPTVSEDVALSLRPERLGRAERDRRVSEALVRFGLDGFGDQAAHALSGGQKQLLALCGAFVRRPEIVVADEPTACLDARNARVVAGHLLADTGHTLIVVTHDLALARRCEAAVLFEDGRAVASGAAVDIVDAYERALSC, encoded by the coding sequence GTGCGTCTGGACGACCGTACGGTCCTGCGCGATGTCACCCTCGACCTCGCCGCCCGCACGATCGCGGTGGTGGGCGACAACGGATCGGGCAAGTCGACCTTCGCGCGCGTCGTCGCGGGTCTCGTCCGCCGCACCGAGGGCTCGCTCGAGGTCGGTGGTCACGACCCCGACGCGGATGCCGCGGCGCACCGCCGACGCGTCGCCCTGGTGCTGAGCAACCCCGACGCCCAGATCGTGATGCCCACCGTGTCGGAGGACGTCGCGCTCTCCCTCCGGCCCGAGCGGCTCGGGCGCGCGGAGCGCGACCGTCGCGTGAGCGAGGCGCTGGTCCGCTTCGGCCTCGACGGTTTCGGCGACCAGGCCGCGCATGCGCTCTCCGGCGGGCAGAAGCAACTGCTCGCGCTGTGCGGGGCGTTCGTGCGCCGCCCCGAGATCGTCGTGGCCGACGAGCCGACCGCGTGCCTCGACGCCCGCAACGCGCGGGTCGTCGCCGGCCATCTGCTCGCCGACACCGGCCACACGCTCATCGTGGTCACCCACGACCTGGCTCTCGCGCGGCGGTGCGAGGCGGCGGTGCTGTTCGAGGACGGCCGGGCCGTGGCATCCGGAGCCGCCGTCGACATCGTGGATGCCTACGAGCGGGCGCTGTCGTGCTGA
- a CDS encoding CbiQ family ECF transporter T component — MLSLYRPGDGWMHRMPAGPKLALLSLVALLVAALPSVWAAVPVAVGVPVVLYLGAGMGATAGLRELARQGWALRWVIVITAVGQLIFLGPEAAAANTARVVAALLVVGLLPLTTRVSAMLDAMERGMTPLRRVGVDPVRAALLLTVTLTTIPVLARLASEIQDAQRARGLRPSLGRSALPFLIVALRHADDLGDALAARGIR; from the coding sequence GTGCTGAGTCTGTATCGCCCGGGAGACGGGTGGATGCACCGGATGCCGGCCGGCCCGAAGCTCGCGCTCCTGTCGCTCGTCGCGCTCCTCGTCGCCGCGCTGCCGTCGGTGTGGGCGGCGGTGCCGGTCGCGGTCGGCGTGCCGGTGGTGCTGTATCTCGGCGCCGGCATGGGCGCGACGGCGGGGCTGCGGGAACTCGCGCGTCAGGGGTGGGCGCTCCGCTGGGTCATCGTGATCACCGCGGTGGGGCAGCTGATCTTCCTCGGGCCGGAGGCGGCTGCCGCCAACACGGCGCGGGTCGTGGCCGCGCTGCTCGTGGTGGGGCTGCTCCCGCTGACCACGCGCGTGTCGGCGATGCTCGACGCGATGGAACGCGGCATGACGCCGCTTCGCCGCGTCGGCGTCGACCCGGTGCGGGCGGCGCTCCTGCTCACGGTGACCCTCACGACCATCCCGGTGCTCGCGCGCCTGGCCAGCGAGATCCAGGACGCGCAGCGTGCGCGGGGCCTGCGCCCGTCGCTCGGTCGCAGCGCCCTGCCGTTCCTCATCGTGGCCCTGCGTCACGCCGACGATCTCGGCGACGCGCTCGCCGCGCGCGGCATCCGCTGA
- the cofE gene encoding coenzyme F420-0:L-glutamate ligase, which produces MLQIWALDGIPEIAPGDDLVGVILDAVDRPLEDGDIVVVTSKVVSKAEGRIIRADDREDAITRETVRLVASRTSPTGHVTRIVENPLGIVSAAAGVDASNTPEGTVLLLPVDPDASARRLAEGLRAVARVGVIITDTLGRAWREGQTDHAIGAGGIHVFEDLRGTTDTEGRPLVVTLPCVADEIAAATDLVKGKAARRPVAVVRGRADLVGDLDLPGARSIVRDPARDMFRQGADEAYAEGFAAGRAAGS; this is translated from the coding sequence GTGCTGCAGATCTGGGCCCTCGACGGCATCCCCGAGATCGCCCCGGGCGACGACCTCGTCGGGGTGATCCTGGATGCCGTGGATCGGCCCCTGGAAGACGGCGACATCGTCGTCGTCACCAGCAAGGTCGTCTCGAAGGCCGAGGGCCGCATCATCCGCGCCGACGACCGGGAAGACGCGATCACCCGCGAGACCGTCCGCCTCGTGGCATCCCGCACGTCTCCCACCGGGCACGTGACGCGCATCGTCGAGAACCCGCTGGGGATCGTGTCGGCCGCGGCCGGGGTGGATGCCAGCAACACCCCCGAGGGCACCGTGCTGCTGCTGCCGGTCGACCCCGACGCCTCCGCCCGGCGCCTCGCCGAGGGTCTGCGCGCCGTCGCCCGCGTCGGCGTGATCATCACCGATACGCTCGGCCGCGCCTGGCGCGAGGGCCAGACCGATCACGCGATCGGGGCCGGCGGCATCCACGTCTTCGAGGACCTCCGTGGGACGACGGATACCGAGGGCCGCCCGCTCGTGGTGACGCTGCCGTGCGTGGCCGACGAGATCGCCGCGGCCACCGACCTCGTCAAGGGCAAGGCCGCGCGCCGGCCCGTCGCCGTCGTGCGCGGACGCGCCGACCTGGTCGGCGACCTCGACCTGCCCGGAGCCCGCTCGATCGTGCGCGACCCGGCGCGCGACATGTTTCGCCAGGGCGCCGACGAGGCGTATGCGGAAGGGTTCGCGGCGGGTCGCGCGGCGGGGTCCTGA
- a CDS encoding GNAT family N-acetyltransferase, whose product MTAETRTDIVVRPVRDVDAEALGRVHAACWHETYDHLISKAALEAVSPRRMAELWTHWAAQGDGYRMHAALVDGEIVGFVGSGPARDDDAPRERELYFIYLLDAYHGTGIGQRLFDAAVGEDEGVYLWVADDNPRAHRFYTRNGFALDGATQVQPFLGEELTEVRFVR is encoded by the coding sequence ATGACTGCCGAAACCCGTACCGACATCGTCGTCCGTCCGGTGCGCGACGTCGACGCCGAAGCCCTCGGCCGCGTGCACGCCGCCTGCTGGCACGAGACCTACGACCACCTGATCAGCAAGGCGGCGCTCGAGGCCGTCTCCCCCCGCCGGATGGCCGAGCTCTGGACCCACTGGGCGGCCCAGGGCGACGGCTACCGCATGCATGCTGCCCTCGTCGACGGCGAGATCGTCGGCTTCGTCGGGTCCGGACCCGCCCGCGACGACGACGCGCCGCGCGAGCGCGAGCTGTACTTCATCTACCTGCTCGACGCCTACCACGGCACGGGCATCGGCCAGCGACTGTTCGACGCCGCCGTCGGCGAAGACGAGGGCGTGTACCTCTGGGTCGCCGACGACAACCCCCGCGCGCACCGCTTCTACACGCGCAACGGCTTCGCTCTCGACGGCGCGACGCAGGTGCAGCCCTTCCTCGGCGAGGAGCTCACCGAGGTGCGCTTCGTCCGCTGA
- a CDS encoding acyl-CoA thioesterase, whose amino-acid sequence MNVLWRTLLVLLRARRRLRREGPVDPTTVARLRIRVLPSDIDLLRHLNNGRYLSLFDLGRWDLLTRAGLMAAMTRQGWYAVVAAETITFRRSLELWQRFDLETRLIGHDDRAVYLEHRALVKGEIYARAIIRARILRRTGGTVPHDELFAAVGRPEGLPDIEAWVHEWADGSALPSTKRPAPSVWE is encoded by the coding sequence GTGAACGTCCTCTGGCGCACCCTCCTCGTCCTCCTTCGCGCGCGTCGTCGCCTGCGGCGCGAGGGGCCCGTCGACCCCACCACCGTCGCGCGCCTGCGCATCCGCGTGCTGCCGAGCGACATCGACCTGCTGCGCCACCTCAACAACGGCCGCTACCTGTCGCTGTTCGACCTGGGGCGGTGGGATCTGCTGACCCGCGCCGGCCTCATGGCGGCGATGACGAGACAGGGCTGGTACGCCGTGGTGGCGGCCGAGACGATCACGTTCCGCCGCTCGCTGGAGCTGTGGCAGCGCTTCGACCTCGAGACGCGTCTGATCGGACACGACGACCGCGCGGTGTATCTCGAGCACCGCGCCCTGGTGAAGGGCGAGATCTACGCGCGCGCGATCATCCGCGCGCGCATTCTGCGCCGCACCGGCGGTACCGTGCCGCACGACGAGCTCTTCGCCGCGGTGGGTCGCCCCGAGGGACTGCCCGACATCGAGGCATGGGTGCACGAGTGGGCCGACGGCTCGGCGCTGCCGTCGACGAAGCGGCCGGCGCCGAGCGTCTGGGAGTGA
- a CDS encoding acetylxylan esterase → MAQTFTDMPLELLREYRPALPVPDGLDAFWQATLAEAREVARPITLTPVDAPVRALSVHDLTFTGFAGDEIRGWVVRPVGDEVLPAVVEYIGYGGGRGLPGEKLTWAAAGYVHVIMDTRGQGSTWSLGDTPDPHGSTAAFPGVMTRGILDPRDYYYRRLYTDAARLVDEVRALPGVDSARVAVTGGSQGGALSIAAAALSGDAVAAVLPDVPFLCDIPNAIVRTPSAPFTEITRYLSVHRDDVDRALHTLSHIDGAILARRITAPAFFSVGLMDDIVLPSGVFAAFHALASEDAAIEVYPYNGHEGGGHRHWMRQVAWLDARFGR, encoded by the coding sequence ATGGCCCAGACCTTCACCGACATGCCCCTCGAGCTGCTGCGCGAGTACCGTCCGGCCCTCCCCGTGCCCGACGGACTGGATGCGTTCTGGCAGGCGACGCTCGCCGAGGCGCGTGAGGTCGCCCGGCCGATCACCCTGACCCCCGTCGACGCCCCGGTGCGGGCGCTGAGCGTGCACGATCTCACCTTCACCGGTTTCGCCGGTGACGAGATCCGTGGGTGGGTCGTGCGCCCGGTCGGCGACGAGGTCCTCCCCGCCGTCGTCGAGTACATCGGCTATGGCGGCGGTCGAGGACTCCCGGGCGAGAAGCTCACGTGGGCCGCCGCGGGCTACGTCCACGTGATCATGGACACGCGCGGGCAGGGCTCCACCTGGAGCCTCGGCGACACCCCCGACCCCCACGGGTCGACGGCCGCGTTCCCCGGTGTGATGACCCGCGGCATCCTCGATCCGCGCGATTACTACTACCGCCGCCTGTACACCGACGCCGCTCGACTCGTCGACGAGGTGCGGGCGCTGCCCGGCGTCGACTCGGCCCGGGTGGCCGTGACCGGGGGCAGCCAGGGCGGTGCCCTGTCGATCGCCGCGGCGGCGCTGAGCGGCGACGCGGTGGCGGCGGTGCTGCCCGACGTGCCGTTCCTGTGCGACATCCCGAACGCGATCGTGCGCACGCCGTCGGCACCCTTCACCGAGATCACGCGTTACCTGTCGGTCCACCGCGACGACGTGGACCGCGCCCTGCACACCCTGTCGCACATCGACGGCGCGATCCTCGCGCGCCGCATCACGGCGCCGGCGTTCTTCTCGGTCGGGCTGATGGACGACATCGTGCTGCCCTCGGGGGTGTTCGCCGCGTTCCACGCGCTGGCCTCCGAGGATGCAGCTATCGAGGTGTACCCGTACAACGGACACGAGGGCGGCGGTCATCGCCACTGGATGCGCCAGGTCGCCTGGCTCGACGCGCGCTTCGGGCGCTGA
- a CDS encoding S1 family peptidase, whose translation MGITALGLFLTTAATAPALAQTPAPDAAVDGVDPQLLDAMAAELGTDITGAEDVLRFQADATGTADDVAAATGDAFAGTWLDETTRTVYAAATTDTALSAAADAGAVPVAAAHSLDDLEAIAAQLESSSVPDVIPSWWIDVASNDVVVDVVAGGDQAAADFVETLGVPADAVRLQTGVEAPETLATIRGGIAYYINNQGRCSVGFAVQGGFVTAGHCGDVGDSTTYGTFQGSSFPGNDYAWVATPGHTPVGQVDDYAGGAVAVKGSTQAAVGATVCRSGSTTGWHCGQIQAYNSTVRYAEGTVSGLIRTTVCAEPGDSGGSLLAGNQAQGVTSGGSGNCSSGGTTYFQPVNEILQNYGLRLLTS comes from the coding sequence GTGGGCATTACTGCCCTCGGCTTGTTCCTGACCACCGCCGCCACGGCTCCCGCCCTGGCGCAGACTCCCGCACCGGACGCTGCCGTCGACGGCGTCGACCCGCAGCTGCTCGACGCCATGGCGGCCGAGCTCGGCACCGACATCACCGGCGCCGAAGACGTGCTGCGTTTCCAGGCCGACGCCACCGGTACGGCCGACGATGTCGCCGCGGCCACCGGCGACGCGTTCGCCGGCACCTGGCTCGACGAGACCACGCGCACGGTGTACGCCGCGGCGACGACCGACACGGCGCTGTCCGCGGCGGCCGACGCCGGCGCGGTGCCCGTCGCCGCCGCGCACTCGCTCGACGATCTCGAGGCGATCGCCGCCCAGCTCGAGTCCAGCAGCGTGCCCGACGTCATCCCCTCGTGGTGGATCGACGTCGCGAGCAACGACGTCGTGGTCGACGTCGTCGCCGGTGGCGACCAGGCCGCCGCCGACTTCGTCGAGACCCTGGGTGTCCCCGCCGATGCGGTGCGTCTGCAGACGGGCGTCGAAGCGCCCGAGACGCTCGCCACGATCCGCGGCGGTATCGCGTACTACATCAACAACCAGGGTCGCTGCTCGGTCGGCTTCGCGGTGCAGGGCGGCTTCGTCACCGCCGGCCACTGCGGCGACGTCGGCGACAGCACGACCTACGGCACGTTCCAGGGATCGTCGTTCCCCGGCAACGACTACGCCTGGGTGGCCACCCCCGGTCACACCCCGGTCGGCCAGGTCGACGACTACGCCGGCGGCGCCGTCGCGGTGAAGGGGTCCACCCAGGCCGCGGTCGGCGCGACCGTCTGCCGCTCGGGTTCCACGACCGGATGGCACTGCGGCCAGATCCAGGCGTACAACTCCACCGTGCGCTACGCCGAAGGAACGGTCTCGGGCCTCATCCGCACGACCGTCTGCGCCGAGCCGGGCGACTCGGGCGGGTCGCTGCTCGCCGGCAACCAGGCCCAGGGCGTCACCTCGGGCGGTTCGGGCAACTGCTCGTCGGGCGGGACGACCTACTTCCAGCCCGTCAACGAGATCCTGCAGAACTACGGCCTGCGCCTGCTCACCAGCTAG
- a CDS encoding aldehyde dehydrogenase family protein: MSIEDPRGTGFTLSCDIAARAAERAAGFVARSPRASGETRRSELARDAAAAGFLAAVADGVLRPESTTAAAATLHRLAGEIPASLPWLVRGALQIGGAVAPVLPAPAVPLVRRALRDVLGGLVLDARPDRLGAALSALAAQGAPADVRLLGPAVLGEAAARRRLDGIRTLVARDDITRVSLPVGDVVAGPSPWAFDADVERAAERLLPLFVDALAHDTHVTLVAQGRDDLDPTVAVLTRVLEEPRLRGLSAGISVPVAVVESLDAVRELAAWGRQRVSDGGGRLTVRLDDAPPCTADAVTAARHGWSVPALTGRDDIDALTVRIVREASGARARDGLAVEFATADPERAALVLALADDAGSDVTLTLPTAAAWSPDAPHLVVAAVAHPDDLDVIAARLASAYADLVASAPPLPVMAPDTAGLDGTPGPQPDASPSAQAAGAQGDGLDADADTIAAEPAPAAEADTAPLDEGTRPIAPENAAVAARAQRALVAAEAPAPAGRTPQRDVAADRAILRERADDDAVEPGLTQAVLGIAREAAASGDTSALGSDVQQMLFGGQAFVDTAVFSVRESAELSGGAPGFRNVADTDPTVPDDRAWALAVLARVAESTAGDATAAAGRVDDEAGLDAVVARVRAAAEPWGALAAADRAAVLQSAARALADRRGELIEVLASEGGALVAEADVEVSQAVDAAAYYAATAKELDRVPGAVFVPDRVTVVAPRWNAPVGLCAAEVLAALGAGSGVVLTPSPRARRAGAVVAEALWAAGVPRDLLAYVDLNEEASGRALVVHPGVDRVLLAGARTTAERFAAWRPALPLQAFTAGRNAVIVAPSADLDEAVADIVAGAFARAGQAATAASLVILVGAVARSARFTDQLKDAVSSLRVGPADDPLSDVGPLVEEPRRRGAACAHRARRRRAVAGAAARAGSRA; encoded by the coding sequence ATGAGCATCGAAGACCCGCGCGGCACCGGTTTCACGCTCTCCTGCGACATCGCCGCGCGCGCGGCCGAACGCGCGGCGGGCTTCGTCGCCCGCTCGCCCCGCGCCTCCGGTGAGACGCGCCGCAGCGAGCTTGCGCGCGATGCCGCCGCCGCCGGCTTCCTCGCGGCGGTCGCCGACGGTGTGCTCCGCCCCGAGAGCACGACCGCAGCCGCAGCGACCCTGCACCGTCTGGCCGGCGAGATCCCCGCGAGCCTTCCCTGGCTCGTGCGCGGTGCGCTGCAGATCGGCGGCGCCGTCGCGCCCGTCCTCCCCGCCCCGGCCGTGCCCCTCGTGCGACGCGCGCTGCGTGACGTGCTCGGCGGGCTCGTTCTCGACGCGCGCCCCGACCGGCTGGGGGCGGCGCTGTCCGCGCTCGCGGCTCAGGGTGCGCCCGCCGACGTGCGGCTCCTCGGTCCCGCCGTGCTCGGCGAGGCGGCCGCGCGGCGCCGGCTCGACGGCATCCGGACCCTCGTCGCCCGCGACGACATCACGCGCGTATCGCTGCCCGTCGGCGACGTGGTGGCCGGGCCCTCGCCGTGGGCGTTCGACGCCGACGTCGAGCGCGCCGCCGAACGCCTGCTTCCGCTCTTCGTCGACGCGCTCGCCCACGACACCCACGTCACGCTGGTCGCGCAGGGCCGAGACGACCTCGATCCGACGGTCGCTGTGCTCACCCGCGTGCTCGAGGAGCCTCGCCTGCGCGGCCTGTCCGCGGGCATCTCGGTGCCGGTCGCCGTCGTCGAAAGCCTGGATGCGGTGCGCGAGCTGGCGGCGTGGGGGCGGCAACGGGTGTCCGACGGCGGTGGCCGCCTCACCGTGCGTCTCGATGACGCCCCACCGTGCACGGCGGACGCCGTCACCGCCGCTCGCCACGGGTGGAGCGTGCCCGCACTCACCGGCCGCGACGACATCGATGCCCTCACGGTGCGTATCGTTCGTGAGGCATCGGGTGCCCGTGCCCGCGATGGTCTCGCCGTCGAGTTCGCCACCGCCGATCCCGAGCGGGCGGCTCTCGTGCTCGCCCTGGCCGACGACGCCGGGAGCGATGTCACCCTGACGCTGCCGACCGCAGCCGCCTGGTCGCCGGACGCCCCGCACCTCGTCGTCGCGGCCGTCGCCCACCCCGATGATCTCGACGTGATCGCCGCCCGCCTGGCCTCGGCCTACGCCGATCTCGTGGCGAGCGCGCCGCCGCTTCCCGTCATGGCGCCTGACACCGCCGGCCTCGACGGCACCCCGGGCCCGCAACCGGACGCCTCGCCGTCCGCGCAGGCGGCCGGCGCCCAGGGCGACGGCCTCGACGCGGACGCGGACACCATCGCCGCCGAACCGGCTCCGGCCGCCGAGGCGGACACCGCGCCCCTCGACGAGGGAACTCGCCCTATCGCCCCCGAAAACGCCGCGGTCGCCGCCCGCGCGCAGCGGGCACTCGTCGCCGCCGAAGCCCCGGCCCCGGCGGGACGCACGCCGCAGCGCGACGTCGCCGCCGATCGCGCGATCCTCCGCGAGCGCGCCGACGACGATGCGGTCGAACCCGGGCTCACCCAGGCGGTGCTCGGCATCGCGCGTGAGGCCGCGGCATCCGGGGACACCTCCGCCCTGGGATCCGACGTGCAGCAGATGCTCTTCGGGGGGCAGGCCTTCGTCGACACCGCGGTGTTCTCGGTTCGCGAGAGCGCTGAGCTCTCGGGAGGCGCGCCCGGTTTCCGTAACGTCGCCGACACCGATCCCACCGTGCCCGACGACCGCGCCTGGGCGCTCGCCGTGCTCGCGCGCGTCGCGGAGTCGACCGCGGGCGATGCCACCGCGGCGGCGGGACGCGTCGACGACGAAGCCGGCCTCGACGCCGTCGTCGCCCGCGTCCGTGCAGCCGCCGAGCCGTGGGGCGCACTGGCCGCCGCCGACCGGGCGGCCGTGCTGCAGTCGGCGGCGCGTGCCCTGGCGGACCGTCGCGGGGAGCTCATCGAGGTGCTCGCCTCGGAGGGCGGTGCCCTGGTGGCAGAAGCCGATGTCGAGGTGAGCCAGGCGGTCGACGCCGCCGCGTACTACGCCGCGACGGCGAAGGAGCTCGACCGCGTACCCGGAGCCGTGTTCGTGCCCGACCGCGTCACCGTGGTCGCTCCGCGGTGGAACGCTCCGGTGGGGCTCTGCGCGGCTGAGGTGCTCGCGGCTCTCGGCGCCGGCTCGGGCGTCGTGCTCACGCCGTCGCCGCGCGCGCGGCGGGCGGGCGCGGTCGTCGCCGAGGCGCTCTGGGCCGCCGGCGTGCCGCGCGACCTGCTCGCCTACGTCGACCTGAATGAAGAGGCCTCGGGGCGCGCGCTCGTCGTGCACCCGGGTGTCGACCGCGTGCTGCTCGCCGGTGCGCGCACCACCGCGGAGCGTTTCGCCGCGTGGCGTCCGGCGTTGCCGCTGCAGGCGTTCACCGCCGGCCGCAACGCCGTGATCGTCGCCCCCTCGGCCGACCTCGACGAAGCCGTTGCCGACATCGTGGCCGGTGCCTTCGCGCGCGCGGGGCAGGCCGCCACGGCCGCCTCGCTCGTGATCCTCGTGGGGGCGGTCGCCCGGTCGGCGCGATTCACCGACCAGTTGAAGGATGCCGTCTCGTCGCTGCGCGTCGGACCGGCCGATGATCCGCTGTCCGACGTCGGCCCCCTGGTCGAGGAGCCCCGCCGGCGAGGTGCGGCGTGCGCTCACCGTGCTCGGCGAAGGAGAGCGGTGGCTGGTGCAGCCGCGCGAGCTGGATCTCGGGCCTGA